The Flavobacterium marginilacus genome window below encodes:
- a CDS encoding PRTRC system protein B produces MNNVNDITENFGTLYHPKSALVFYQTKGTNTDMYVEHFDMDKNGNPINAHPLTVNEAKVLAKALQSEKEKEKAFLKPKGILPTNILHINPSEKGTVLWYTKAQEQQLYFVSGLEIPNGKAYVPPMLWYANKNSLAVFALATDRRPTENTSLYFAPFFNIYEDGKVCMGTVSIDIKNSASVEEFTTAWEDYFFNSYFSHLLGKQNPIKGNCVSLWKKLIETSEAFPKDVLKKNNKTLKNIL; encoded by the coding sequence ATGAACAATGTAAACGACATAACCGAGAATTTCGGAACGCTTTACCACCCAAAATCTGCATTGGTTTTTTACCAAACCAAAGGAACGAATACCGATATGTACGTGGAGCATTTTGATATGGACAAAAACGGAAATCCTATCAATGCCCATCCACTAACCGTAAATGAAGCTAAAGTATTGGCGAAGGCTTTACAATCCGAAAAAGAAAAGGAGAAAGCCTTTTTAAAGCCAAAAGGAATTTTGCCGACTAATATACTGCATATCAATCCAAGCGAAAAAGGCACGGTACTTTGGTACACCAAAGCACAGGAACAGCAATTGTATTTTGTCAGCGGTTTGGAAATACCCAACGGCAAAGCGTATGTACCGCCAATGCTTTGGTATGCCAATAAAAATAGCCTTGCGGTATTTGCCCTCGCAACCGATAGAAGACCAACAGAAAATACATCATTGTATTTTGCTCCTTTCTTCAACATTTATGAAGATGGAAAAGTATGTATGGGGACTGTAAGTATAGACATTAAAAATTCCGCTTCCGTAGAGGAATTTACAACTGCTTGGGAAGACTACTTTTTCAACAGCTACTTCAGCCATTTATTAGGAAAACAAAATCCCATAAAAGGGAATTGCGTAAGCCTTTGGAAAAAACTGATTGAAACAAGCGAAGCCTTTCCTAAAGATGTATTAAAAAAGAACAACAAAACCCTTAAAAATATTTTGTGA
- a CDS encoding MFS transporter, with amino-acid sequence MEIKLGLKENWKQFWLLVFINALVGGMIGLERTLLPEIAEKEFHLTSTSIILSFIILFGLFKAITNYFAGALANKFGRKKLLLYGWIIGIPIPFILIYANNWNWILFANILLGINQGLTWSSTVVMKMDLVGEKQRGFAMGLNEFAGYGALGLVAYATSVIADNCGVRPYPFYIGIVIVILGTLLTWFFVKDTAGHVKKETEINNTIPLLKNTFTETSWLNKNLGSVTQAGLINNLNDAMIWGIIPILLAQRGFGIANIGIITATYPIVWGLGQLITGKLSDIYCKRDLLFWGMLLQGLAIVCLVFSTSIFHFVTISVLLGIGTAIVYPTFLSSIAEDTNPEQRAKTIGVFRFWRDFGYVIGAILTGVLTNIFSIEFSIGFIGVLTIISATIIIYRMSCKLTSKRLFKKYF; translated from the coding sequence ATGGAAATAAAATTAGGGTTAAAAGAAAACTGGAAACAGTTTTGGCTATTGGTTTTTATTAATGCGCTAGTAGGCGGAATGATAGGTTTAGAAAGAACCTTATTGCCTGAAATTGCAGAAAAAGAATTTCATCTTACTTCAACTTCTATAATTTTATCATTTATCATATTATTTGGATTATTTAAAGCAATAACCAATTATTTTGCAGGAGCATTAGCCAATAAATTTGGCAGAAAAAAACTGCTCCTTTATGGTTGGATTATTGGAATTCCAATTCCTTTCATTCTCATATATGCTAACAATTGGAACTGGATTTTATTTGCAAATATTTTATTAGGAATAAATCAAGGATTAACCTGGTCAAGTACGGTTGTAATGAAAATGGATTTAGTCGGCGAAAAACAGCGTGGTTTTGCAATGGGATTAAATGAATTTGCAGGTTATGGAGCTTTAGGACTTGTTGCTTATGCAACAAGTGTAATAGCTGATAATTGTGGAGTAAGACCTTATCCTTTTTATATTGGAATTGTAATTGTAATCCTTGGAACGTTATTGACGTGGTTTTTTGTAAAAGATACTGCCGGACACGTTAAAAAAGAAACAGAAATAAACAATACAATTCCTCTATTAAAAAATACTTTTACAGAAACAAGTTGGTTAAATAAAAATTTAGGTTCAGTTACTCAAGCAGGATTAATAAATAATTTGAATGATGCAATGATTTGGGGTATAATTCCAATTTTATTAGCACAACGAGGATTTGGAATTGCCAATATTGGAATAATTACGGCTACTTATCCAATTGTTTGGGGTTTAGGACAACTAATAACAGGAAAACTTTCGGATATCTATTGCAAAAGGGATTTGCTGTTTTGGGGAATGTTGTTACAAGGTTTAGCCATAGTATGTTTGGTTTTCTCAACATCAATTTTTCATTTTGTAACTATTTCAGTCTTATTAGGTATTGGAACAGCAATTGTTTATCCAACATTTTTGTCAAGCATTGCAGAAGATACAAATCCAGAACAGAGAGCAAAAACTATTGGCGTATTTCGATTTTGGAGAGATTTCGGTTATGTTATTGGTGCTATATTGACTGGTGTTTTAACAAACATATTCAGCATTGAGTTTTCAATTGGTTTTATTGGTGTATTAACTATTATTTCTGCAACAATTATTATTTATAGAATGTCTTGTAAATTAACTTCTAAAAGACTTTTTAAAAAATATTTCTAA
- a CDS encoding PRTRC system ThiF family protein, whose protein sequence is MNTEKLKVHFTDNYLISPTNPIAVNLIGAGGTGSKVLSALMEMNHSLIELGHAGLRVSLWDDDIVTNANLGRQRFAESETGLYKSVALINRANRFSGTNWKAETARFEKDGLGRIPEEAKATIYITCVDNVQSRFGVAEILKEISSRRHYRDEPKYWLDFGNSQHIGQMLLSTIGNIHQPNSEKYETVASLPMITEEFGELLKQSEQEDDTPSCSLAEALEKQDLFINSSLTQMGCSLLWSLFRHGMTPYRGFFHNLKDFRTHPIKVA, encoded by the coding sequence ATGAATACTGAGAAACTAAAAGTACATTTTACAGATAACTATCTGATAAGCCCGACCAATCCCATTGCGGTAAACTTAATCGGCGCAGGTGGTACAGGCTCAAAGGTTTTGAGCGCTTTAATGGAAATGAACCACAGCTTAATCGAATTGGGACACGCAGGCTTACGTGTCAGTCTATGGGATGATGATATTGTGACCAATGCCAATTTAGGAAGACAGCGTTTTGCAGAAAGTGAAACAGGGTTATACAAATCCGTTGCACTCATCAACCGTGCAAACCGCTTTTCAGGGACAAACTGGAAAGCGGAAACCGCAAGATTTGAAAAGGACGGTTTAGGCAGAATACCCGAAGAAGCAAAAGCAACAATTTACATTACCTGCGTGGACAATGTACAGTCGAGGTTTGGAGTTGCCGAAATACTGAAAGAAATAAGCAGCCGCAGACACTATAGGGACGAACCTAAATATTGGCTGGATTTTGGAAACAGCCAGCATATAGGGCAAATGTTACTATCTACCATAGGAAACATTCATCAACCCAATTCGGAGAAATACGAAACGGTGGCAAGCCTGCCAATGATTACCGAAGAATTTGGAGAATTATTGAAACAGTCTGAGCAAGAGGACGACACACCAAGTTGCAGTTTAGCGGAAGCATTGGAGAAACAGGATTTGTTTATCAATTCCTCTTTAACCCAGATGGGCTGTTCGCTTTTATGGAGCTTATTTCGACACGGTATGACACCCTACAGAGGTTTTTTTCACAATCTGAAGGATTTTCGAACCCATCCCATAAAAGTCGCCTGA